The following is a genomic window from Salinibacterium sp. UTAS2018.
GCGGGGGCCGACTCGAAGTCGAGTCGACCCCCGCGATTGTTTCAGCGTATTGCCGAAGTGCTGGTTACCAGCCTTCGAGTCCGAGCTGCTGTGCCTGCTTGGTGACGTCCTGGTCGTAGAGCGATGCGCCCTCGGCGGCGGAACGGATGCCCGAACCTACCTCAACGGTGATCTGCGGCAGCGACGGTCCCTTGACGGGAGAGAGGAACTCGAGAGCTGCTGCGGTTCCGCCTTCGGTCTCGAAGTAGGGGAGCAGGTCGGCGGTGGCGTTCGGAACGTCATCGGGAAGCACGCAACCTTCGATGAAGTACGGTCCGGTTGCTCCGACGGCGTCAGACTGCACGTCGCAGGCCTCTACCGTTGCGATGAATGCCATGAAGCTCTTGACTTCGTCGGGGTGCTCGGTGTCGGCGGGAGCGTAAATGCCGTTTGCGAGCCACGTGGTGAGACCGTTTGACGGGCCATCTCCCGGCTGGGCGAAGAATCCGATGTCGTCAGCCTGGTCGGGGTAGAGCTCAACGATGGTTGAGACTGCGAAGCTCAGCATGGGGTAATGAGCACCCTCACCCTGAGCAAGCATGCGCAGTCCGTCATCGAGGGTCGACGAGGCGAAGTCTTCGTTGAGGTAGCCGGCTTCGTAAACTTCTTGGAGACGCTCGAAGCCACGGATGGCTACGTCGTCGTCGGCGTAGTTCACCTTGTTGGCGGTGTAGTCGTCTGCCCAGTTGGGCTCTTCTGCGAGAACGTTGTAGAAGTCGCCGAGAACGAAGAGCTGTGAAGTCCACGCGTCGGTGTAGGTCTGGACGACGGCGTCGTAGCCAGCGTTCGAGATGGCTTCGTTGTTGTCCATGAACTCATCCCACGTGACGGGGACTTCGAGGCCGAGTTCGGCGTAGATGGCCTCGTTGTAGAGAATTCCGCCACCCATTCCGGTTCCGGCGGGAACAGCGTAGACACCGTTCGGCGTGCTGACGCCGTCAATGAAGGTTGACGTGACGGCGTCCATGAAGGGCTCGTCTGCGATGTTAAGCAGCGTCTGGTCGGGGTTGAG
Proteins encoded in this region:
- a CDS encoding ABC transporter substrate-binding protein, translating into MNAFKKRSKLMAALVTGAAISLTIAGCSTGGATTDGKVELSLLVDNTDANIATVEALAEAFTAQNPDIEIDVQTRPGGEEGDNLIKTRLATGEMTDLFWYNSGSLMQALNPDQTLLNIADEPFMDAVTSTFIDGVSTPNGVYAVPAGTGMGGGILYNEAIYAELGLEVPVTWDEFMDNNEAISNAGYDAVVQTYTDAWTSQLFVLGDFYNVLAEEPNWADDYTANKVNYADDDVAIRGFERLQEVYEAGYLNEDFASSTLDDGLRMLAQGEGAHYPMLSFAVSTIVELYPDQADDIGFFAQPGDGPSNGLTTWLANGIYAPADTEHPDEVKSFMAFIATVEACDVQSDAVGATGPYFIEGCVLPDDVPNATADLLPYFETEGGTAAALEFLSPVKGPSLPQITVEVGSGIRSAAEGASLYDQDVTKQAQQLGLEGW